The DNA sequence AAACTGGCTTGAAAGTTATCGCTATTCAGTTGCGGTGCAGGAGATAGCTTATAGCCTCGTTCGGGATGAAGCAAAAAATTGAGAATTCTTGTCCAATTCCCGGCTTTTTGTTCTGGATCGTCCTGCATCAAAGCCACAAATTTAGGATAGATAACATTGCTCAGTCTATCTCTAACTTTATGCCCCCGACATTCAAATTCCTGAGCAATCTGTTGAGGAACATAACCCAGCAAAGATAGACAAACAATCTCTCGATCTTGTTCGTTCAAAAACGGAGATTCTCGATCTAAATCTATCCATAACCGATCCAAATCGATTCCTAAGCGTTCAATCACTCGCTGCTGATTCTGAGACATCGCAAACCCTGTCCGATTTTTCTCAGACTATAGTCAGATATGCCCCATGAGTCATCCCACAGCTATCGAAAGTTTCAACGACACCTGTGGAGCGAGTCTTGTACAATCCTCACAGTTAATCTAATTAACGGCTTAACAACTGATGGCGATCGCTCACCTTCCTCGGATCGACCTCCATTGTCGCATCTGCCAGAGACATCACCCGACATCCCCCTTCAAAAACATTCACTTGATAAACCAACTCGTGAGTCAGATCCAGCGCCGTCAGCCAGCCACTTTTACGATGATAGGCTCCCGTATCAATATCCATCCAACCGCGCCCTCTCGCAATCTTCCCAGGTTCTACTCCCGGCAGCGTAAAGGTAATAGTATGTCCGGTAATAATTAACTTATCGGCAAAATAGGGTTGTTCCATACCGTGGAACAGATCGCGAATCCAACAAAGTTCCTCTGGGGTTTGTTCGTCAATGGGTAAACCCGGATGTACCCCCGCATGAACTAACCAAACATCTCCCAAATCTAGATAGGTAGGTAAACTTTGCGCCCAATATACATGCTCCATCAACTCCCGCATGTCTTGGTAGCTAGAGACCGTACTTTGACCTCCACTATACAGCCAAGCCTGTAAAGCCGGACTGTGAAGTTTGCCATCCGGAAAGGCGTCAATTAAGAGTTGTTCGTGATTTCCCCGGATACATTGATAGGAACTATTTTGCACAAAATTCACAACATTTGAGCTTTGCGGTCCCCGATCGATTAAATCCCCCAAGAAATAAACGCGATCGCTTGTACCAGGGGCGATCGCATCAAGTAAGTGCATCAGCCCATCATAATGGCCGTGAACATCACCGATAAAGATGCGTCGAGGTTGCTTTACACTCATTTGGCGTTCTCTGGTTTCGGAAGTGAATGAGAGCGAGGATCGTGCTGCTGACTTTTACTCAGCACGCGGCTTCG is a window from the Desertifilum tharense IPPAS B-1220 genome containing:
- a CDS encoding metallophosphoesterase family protein: MSVKQPRRIFIGDVHGHYDGLMHLLDAIAPGTSDRVYFLGDLIDRGPQSSNVVNFVQNSSYQCIRGNHEQLLIDAFPDGKLHSPALQAWLYSGGQSTVSSYQDMRELMEHVYWAQSLPTYLDLGDVWLVHAGVHPGLPIDEQTPEELCWIRDLFHGMEQPYFADKLIITGHTITFTLPGVEPGKIARGRGWMDIDTGAYHRKSGWLTALDLTHELVYQVNVFEGGCRVMSLADATMEVDPRKVSDRHQLLSR